The following proteins come from a genomic window of Anaerobutyricum hallii:
- a CDS encoding TOTE conflict system archaeo-eukaryotic primase domain-containing protein has protein sequence MNIEAYDVDSLRKMVRILEYENRLLKDKLKKASIPYDEVNPFEEKIENAEEYDPDQGERIVNPSFITEEMAIRFFSMFWGREDVYARRGKNGGYFPQCDNRWNDRLCPKQRKEKVFCDECENTKWTRLDVKKIIAHLLGFKEDGSDVIGVYPLLPNGTCRFIVFDFDNHEKGAEATDFANTDNEWHKEVDALRKMCELNGIRPLVERSRSGKGAHVWIFFKKAIPAATARNFGFLLLDKGSTSINLKSFHYYDRMYPSQDVTSSIGNLIALPLQGQALKNGNSAFVDENWNAYPDQWDVLFNKTEKLGIEDIEQYMAKWQGELAEARGMLANIEKNARPKPWKKKCEFSKADVVGKLHMVLGNGVYIDTLNLMPRIQNQIRSLAAFDNPEFYKNKRLGYSNYYNFSAVYLGKDIDGYIQVPRGLREKLIEECEKAGISIDVSDQRETGHPIRVSFKGDLRTQQELAAEKLLSHSNGVLSAATAFGKTVVCSYLIAERKVNTLILLQSKDLLNQWVDELNKFLEIKEEPPEYETKTGRKKKRDSVIGILHGSKNTLTGIIDVAMVGSMYSRGKFNERISSYGMVIMDECHHAASNTSMELLQKINAKYVYGVSATPKRGDSLDRIIYMLLGPLRHRFTALERAQEQGIGHYFVPRYTRVVDNAESKDDINKAYSLISTSRVRNEMIVNDVITCVTRKQTPVILTKFKEHAKFLFDALKEEADHVFLLYGDNSDKENAEIRVRLKQVPENETLILVATGQKIGEGFDFPRLDVLMLAAPVSFEGRLEQYVGRLNRDHPGKEAVYVYDYIDSHVRFFDKMYAKRLRTYKKTGFSIWTGELQSKQMINAIFDSGNYTEKFEQDIVEAEKMVVISSPDIRQDKIERFLFLMKGRQEAGVKVTIITTDPEEIVYGSSDVCHELIRTMQLVGMNVVTKTEVEERFAVIDDELVWHGGMNLLGKVDVWDNLMRIRNHQVAAELLEIALRYLSEK, from the coding sequence GTGAACATAGAAGCATACGATGTGGATTCGTTGAGAAAGATGGTCAGGATACTTGAATATGAGAACAGATTATTAAAAGATAAATTGAAGAAAGCAAGTATTCCATATGATGAGGTAAATCCTTTCGAAGAAAAAATAGAAAATGCAGAAGAGTATGACCCGGATCAGGGGGAACGTATTGTGAATCCTTCGTTTATTACAGAAGAGATGGCAATTCGTTTCTTTTCGATGTTTTGGGGAAGAGAAGATGTATATGCCAGACGAGGTAAGAACGGTGGTTATTTTCCCCAATGTGATAATCGTTGGAATGACAGGCTTTGCCCTAAGCAACGTAAAGAGAAGGTATTTTGTGATGAGTGTGAAAATACCAAATGGACAAGGCTGGATGTTAAAAAAATAATTGCTCATTTGTTGGGATTTAAAGAGGATGGTTCAGATGTAATCGGTGTATATCCTCTATTGCCAAATGGTACATGCAGATTTATTGTATTTGATTTTGATAACCATGAAAAAGGAGCGGAAGCTACCGATTTTGCCAATACGGATAATGAGTGGCATAAAGAAGTGGATGCTCTTAGAAAAATGTGTGAGCTTAATGGTATCAGACCTTTAGTTGAGAGATCCCGCTCCGGGAAAGGAGCACATGTATGGATTTTCTTTAAAAAGGCAATACCAGCGGCAACGGCAAGAAATTTCGGATTTCTCTTGTTGGATAAAGGTTCAACTTCCATTAATCTGAAATCTTTTCATTATTATGACAGAATGTATCCTTCACAGGATGTGACAAGCAGTATAGGTAATTTGATTGCATTACCGTTACAGGGACAGGCACTTAAGAATGGAAATAGTGCTTTTGTAGATGAAAATTGGAATGCATATCCGGATCAATGGGATGTTCTTTTTAATAAAACGGAGAAGCTGGGCATAGAAGATATTGAACAATACATGGCAAAATGGCAGGGAGAATTAGCAGAAGCCAGAGGAATGCTTGCTAATATTGAAAAAAACGCCAGACCCAAACCATGGAAAAAGAAGTGCGAGTTTTCTAAAGCTGATGTTGTAGGCAAGCTGCACATGGTATTGGGTAATGGAGTTTATATTGATACTTTGAACCTTATGCCAAGAATACAAAATCAGATTCGTAGTCTGGCAGCATTTGATAATCCGGAATTTTATAAAAATAAAAGGCTTGGATATTCAAATTACTACAATTTTAGTGCTGTGTATTTAGGAAAAGATATAGATGGGTACATACAGGTCCCGAGGGGACTGAGAGAAAAATTAATTGAAGAATGTGAAAAGGCAGGGATTTCTATTGATGTTTCTGATCAGAGAGAAACAGGACATCCAATCCGAGTATCTTTTAAGGGAGATTTGCGAACACAGCAGGAACTGGCGGCAGAAAAATTACTGTCACATTCAAATGGGGTTCTGAGTGCAGCAACTGCATTTGGTAAGACGGTAGTATGTAGTTATCTTATTGCGGAGCGAAAAGTAAATACGCTTATCCTGTTACAAAGTAAAGACTTACTGAATCAGTGGGTCGATGAATTGAATAAGTTTTTGGAAATAAAAGAAGAACCACCGGAATATGAAACAAAAACAGGAAGAAAGAAAAAGCGAGACAGTGTGATAGGAATTTTGCACGGCAGTAAAAATACGTTAACAGGTATCATAGATGTTGCAATGGTTGGTTCTATGTATAGCAGGGGAAAGTTTAATGAACGGATTAGTTCTTATGGAATGGTAATCATGGATGAATGCCATCACGCAGCTTCCAATACATCCATGGAATTATTACAGAAAATTAATGCAAAGTATGTGTATGGTGTTTCAGCTACACCAAAACGTGGTGACAGCCTTGACAGGATCATTTATATGTTGCTGGGTCCACTGAGACACAGGTTTACTGCGTTGGAGAGGGCGCAAGAGCAGGGAATCGGACATTATTTTGTCCCGAGATATACAAGAGTAGTCGATAATGCAGAAAGCAAGGATGATATCAATAAGGCATATAGTCTGATTAGTACCAGTCGGGTACGTAATGAGATGATTGTAAACGATGTGATAACTTGTGTTACAAGAAAACAGACCCCGGTAATTTTGACAAAGTTTAAGGAGCATGCAAAATTTTTATTTGATGCTTTGAAAGAGGAAGCAGATCATGTATTTCTTCTATATGGTGATAACTCCGATAAGGAAAATGCAGAAATACGAGTAAGGTTAAAGCAGGTTCCTGAAAATGAAACGCTTATTCTAGTTGCAACCGGTCAGAAGATAGGAGAAGGGTTTGACTTTCCAAGACTGGATGTATTAATGCTTGCAGCTCCTGTGTCTTTTGAGGGGCGTCTTGAACAGTATGTGGGAAGACTGAATAGAGATCATCCCGGAAAAGAAGCTGTTTATGTGTATGATTATATTGATTCTCATGTCCGCTTCTTTGATAAGATGTATGCAAAAAGGTTAAGAACATACAAAAAGACAGGATTTTCAATATGGACGGGAGAGTTGCAGTCTAAACAGATGATAAATGCAATATTCGATTCCGGAAATTACACTGAAAAGTTTGAGCAGGATATAGTGGAGGCAGAAAAAATGGTGGTAATTTCCAGCCCGGATATCAGACAGGACAAGATTGAGCGATTCTTATTCCTGATGAAGGGAAGACAGGAAGCAGGCGTAAAGGTAACTATCATCACAACAGATCCGGAAGAGATTGTTTATGGAAGTTCGGATGTATGCCATGAGTTAATCAGAACAATGCAGCTGGTAGGAATGAATGTAGTAACAAAAACAGAAGTAGAAGAACGGTTTGCTGTTATTGATGATGAATTAGTATGGCATGGTGGCATGAATCTTCTTGGAAAAGTAGATGTTTGGGATAATTTAATGCGTATCAGGAATCATCAGGTTGCAGCGGAATTGTTGGAAATTGCACTGAGATATTTATCAGAAAAATAA
- a CDS encoding recombinase family protein: protein MKKKTKCYIYIRVSTTMQVDGYSLDAQRDKLRKYAEYQNMEIVQEFADEGKSGKSVEGRPEFQRMLDNIEDGKDDVQFVLVFKLSRFGRNAADVLNSLQRMQDFGVNLICVEDGIDSSKDSGKLMISVLSAVAEIERENILVQTMEGRKQKAREGKWNGGFAPYGYKLVNGELQIAEDEAEVIRLIFDKFIHTNMGMSAIASWLNQHGYKKKKRQNNTLDAFATSFIKGVLDNPIYCGKLAFGRRKNEKVPGTRNEYRIVKQEEYMLNDGIHEGIISEEDWELAHQKRQKTGISYEKTHSLEHEHILSGILKCPLCGSGMYGNVNRKKRKDGTAYKDYFYYACKHRRLVDGHNCSYRKQWSEDRVNDAVEEVIRKLVQNPKFEEAIIKKIGARIDTSEVEKEIEELEKQHRQLTGAKNRLGQQMDSLDITDRFYEKKYQDMETRLYRLYDEIEGVENSISEVKNRLLNIKQKKISEDNVYQFLLYFDKLYDKFTDLEKKEFLSSFVEQVDIYEQEQPDGRFLKHIKFRFPVYFNGAETEELSWDNESTVETVVLLSKGEVDSRKIRVEFSLEDMDMSEFQDGATYPQIKEYVLEHTGLKVSNLYISQIKRKCGIEVGKNYNLPKSEDSRQPQCPPEKEKAIREAFKYFGMI, encoded by the coding sequence ATGAAAAAAAAGACAAAATGCTATATCTATATCCGTGTCTCCACCACCATGCAGGTGGATGGTTACAGCCTGGATGCACAGAGAGATAAACTGAGAAAGTATGCTGAGTATCAGAATATGGAGATTGTACAGGAATTTGCAGATGAAGGAAAATCCGGTAAAAGCGTAGAAGGCAGACCGGAATTTCAGCGGATGTTGGACAATATTGAAGATGGTAAGGACGATGTACAGTTTGTGCTTGTATTTAAGCTTTCCCGTTTTGGGCGTAATGCGGCAGATGTTTTGAATTCATTGCAGCGGATGCAGGATTTTGGAGTGAATCTGATCTGTGTGGAGGATGGCATTGACAGTTCCAAAGACAGTGGAAAGTTGATGATTTCTGTTTTGTCAGCGGTAGCAGAAATTGAACGTGAAAATATTCTGGTGCAGACTATGGAAGGACGGAAGCAGAAGGCCAGAGAAGGAAAATGGAACGGTGGCTTTGCTCCCTATGGTTACAAACTGGTAAACGGAGAACTTCAGATTGCAGAGGACGAAGCAGAGGTAATTCGATTGATCTTTGATAAATTTATCCATACCAATATGGGAATGAGTGCGATTGCGTCATGGCTGAACCAACATGGATATAAAAAGAAAAAGAGACAGAATAATACGCTGGATGCTTTTGCAACTTCATTTATCAAAGGTGTTCTGGATAATCCGATCTATTGTGGTAAACTGGCATTTGGTCGTAGAAAGAATGAAAAAGTCCCCGGAACAAGAAATGAATATCGGATTGTGAAGCAGGAAGAGTATATGCTGAACGATGGCATCCATGAAGGTATCATTTCAGAAGAGGATTGGGAACTGGCACATCAGAAACGTCAGAAAACAGGAATATCCTATGAAAAGACACACAGTCTGGAACATGAACATATCTTATCCGGCATTTTGAAATGCCCTCTTTGTGGCAGCGGAATGTATGGGAATGTCAATCGAAAAAAGAGAAAAGACGGTACGGCATATAAGGACTATTTTTATTATGCCTGCAAGCATCGAAGGCTGGTGGATGGGCATAATTGCAGCTACCGCAAACAATGGAGTGAAGATAGGGTGAATGATGCGGTAGAGGAAGTAATCCGGAAACTTGTGCAGAATCCCAAATTTGAGGAGGCAATTATAAAGAAGATCGGTGCAAGGATTGACACGTCGGAAGTGGAAAAGGAAATTGAAGAACTGGAGAAACAGCACCGGCAGCTGACCGGAGCAAAGAACAGGCTCGGACAGCAGATGGACAGTCTGGATATTACAGATCGATTTTATGAGAAAAAATATCAGGATATGGAGACAAGATTGTACCGTCTCTATGATGAAATTGAGGGAGTGGAGAACAGTATCAGTGAGGTAAAGAACCGATTACTGAACATCAAACAAAAGAAGATTTCGGAAGATAACGTCTACCAATTCTTACTGTATTTTGATAAACTGTATGATAAGTTCACCGACTTGGAGAAAAAAGAGTTTTTAAGCAGTTTTGTAGAGCAGGTGGACATTTATGAGCAGGAGCAGCCGGATGGCAGATTCCTAAAGCACATTAAGTTCCGTTTCCCAGTGTATTTTAATGGTGCGGAAACAGAAGAACTTAGTTGGGACAATGAAAGTACCGTCGAGACGGTTGTCTTGCTTTCCAAGGGTGAGGTCGACTCGAGAAAGATTCGGGTTGAGTTCTCTTTGGAAGATATGGATATGTCGGAGTTCCAAGATGGAGCTACCTATCCGCAGATCAAGGAGTATGTGTTGGAGCATACCGGATTAAAGGTGTCCAACCTCTATATCTCACAGATTAAGCGGAAATGTGGGATTGAGGTAGGAAAAAACTATAACCTGCCAAAATCCGAGGATTCCAGACAGCCCCAGTGTCCGCCGGAAAAAGAGAAAGCAATCCGAGAAGCGTTCAAATATTTTGGGATGATCTAA